From Chiloscyllium punctatum isolate Juve2018m chromosome 36, sChiPun1.3, whole genome shotgun sequence, the proteins below share one genomic window:
- the LOC140460737 gene encoding uncharacterized protein isoform X1, with protein sequence MEKPEESCPVEKRWKCADGGKSFHFPPALEIHQRIHTGEGPFSCPECGKAFSKCSDLLRHQRSHTGERPFNCPKCGKRFTRASHLLRHQLAHTGERPFSCPECGKRFAQANNLLTHRRVHTGERPFSCPECGKAFSDSPNLLRHQRVHTGERPFSCPECGKAFSNSSNLLTHQRVHTGERPFSCPECGKAFSDSPNLLRHQRVHTGERPFSCPECGKAFSSSPNLLRHQRVHTGERPFSCPKCGKAFSSSPNLLRHQRVHTGERPFSCTDCGKAFSSSPNLLRHQRVHTGERPFSCPECGKAFSNSSNLLTHQRVHTGERPFSCPECGKAFNNSSSLLTHQRGHTGERPFSCPECGKAFSNSSHLLTHRRVHTGERPFSCPECGKTFNNSSSLLTHQRIHTGERPFSCPECGKAFSNSSTLLRHQRVHTGERPFSCPECGKAFRHSPNLLRHQRAHTGERPFPCTDCGKAFSNSSHLLTHRRVHTGERPFRCPECGKDFTRSSHLQRHQRVHVPLQGGLKE encoded by the coding sequence atggagaaacctgaggaatcctGCCCCGTGGAGAAACGGTGGAAGTGTGCTGATGGCGGAAAAAGCTTCCATTTCCCGCCTGCCCTGGAGATTCATCAGCGCATCCACACAGGGGAGgggccgttctcctgccccgagtgtgggaaggccttcagcaaatgctccgacctgctgaggcaccagcgctCCCACACGGGAGAGAGGCCCTTCAACTGCCCCAAGTGCGGGAAGAGATTTACCCGggcctcccacctgctgagacaccagctggcccacacgggggagaggccgttctcctgccctgagtgtgggaagagaTTTGCCCAGGCCAACAACCTGTTGACCCACCGgagggtccacacgggggagaggcccttcagctgccccgagtgtgggaaggccttcagcgattcccccaacctgctgagacaccagcgggtccacacgggggagaggcccttcagctgccccgagtgtgggaaggccttcagcaattcctccaacctgctgacccaccagcgggtccacaccggggagaggcccttcagctgccccgagtgtgggaaggccttcagcgattcccccaacctgctgagacaccagcgggtccacacgggggagaggcccttcagctgccccgagtgtgggaaggccttcagcagttcccccaacctgctgagacaccagcgggtccacacgggggagaggcccttcagctgccccaagtgcgggaaggccttcagcagttcccccaacctgctgagacaccagcgggtccacacgggggagaggcccttcagctgcaccgactgcgggaaggccttcagcagttcccccaacctgctgagacaccagcgggtccacacgggggagaggcccttcagctgccccgagtgtgggaaggccttcagcaattcctccaacctgctgacccaccagcgggtccacacgggggagaggcccttcagctgccccgagtgcgggaaggccttcaacaattcctcttctctgctgacccaccagcggggccacacgggggagaggcccttcagctgccccgagtgcgggaaggccttcagcaattcctcccacctgctgacccaccggcgcgtccacacgggggagaggcccttcagctgccccgagtgcgggaagaccttcaacaattcctcttctctgctgacccaccagcggatccacacgggggagaggcccttcagctgccccgagtgcgggaaggccttcagcaattcctccaccctgctgagacaccaacgtgtccacacgggggagaggcccttcagctgccccgagtgtgggaaggccttcaggcattcccccaacctgctgagacaccagcgggcccacacgggggagaggccattcccctgcaccgactgcgggaaggccttcagcaattcctcccacctgctgacccatcggcgggtccacacgggggagaggcccttcagatGCCCCGAGTGCGGAAAGGACTTCACGCGCTCCTCCCACCTTCagaggcaccagcgagttcacgtaCCACTGCAGGGGGGATTGAAGGAATGA